Within the Bradyrhizobium cosmicum genome, the region TCGCCAGCTCGCGAAAATCGCGGGATTGTCCGCAGCCGGAATCGCAAGCCCTCTGGAGGGGGCTGGCGCCAAGCCGGCCGCGGCGCTCCGCGGCGGCAGCGGCGGCTTTCCGGCCGGATTTCTCTGGGGCACCGCGACCTCGTCCTATCAGGTCGAGGGTGCGGTCAACGAGGACGGGCGAGGGGCCTCGATCTGGGACAAGTTCGTCCGTATCCCCGGCAAGATCGAGGATAGCTCGACCGGCGACCGCGCCAACGAGCACTATCATCGCTACAAGGAAGATATCGCGCTCATCAAGGATCTCGGTTGCAAGGCCTATCGCTTCTCGGTGGCCTGGCCGCGGGTGTTTCCGGACGGCGACGGCAAGCCGAACCCCAAGGGAATCGATTTCTACAATCGCCTCGTCGACGAACTCCTGAAGAACGGCATCGAGCCGTGGATGACGCTGTATCACTGGGACCTGCCGCAATCGCTGCAGGACCGCTTCGGCGGCTGGCGCTCGACCGAGACCTGCAAGATCTTCGGCGACTATGCCGGCTATGTCGCCAAACACCTGACCGATCGCGTCAAGAACGTGTTCACGCTGAACGAGAGCGGCCGCTTCGTACAGTTCGGCTATGGCCTCGGCATCGATGCGCCGGGCGTGACCTTGCCGCAAGCGGAAGTCAACCAGATCAGGCACAACAGCGCGCTCGCGCACGGCCTCGCGGTGCAGGCGGTGCGGGCGCACGGCCGCCGCGGCACCAGGGTGGGACCGGCCGAGAACATCGACGTCTGCGTCCCCGCGATCGACACGCCCGAGCACGTCCGCGCCGCCGAGATCGCGCTGCGCGAGATGAATGCCGGCTATCTCAACGTCATCATGACGGGCAAATATACCGACGCCTTCCTGAAATATGCGGGCGCCGATGCGCCGAAATACACCGACGCCGAGCTGAAGATCATCGGATCGCCGGTCGACTTCCTTGGCCTCAACATCTACGCGCCGCAGAACTATGTGGTGCCATCCGACCAGGGCGCGGGCTTCATGCCGCTGCCGATCCCGAAATCCTTCCCGCACATGAGCTCGGACTGGCTCCGCATCGCGCCGGAGACGATCTACTGGGTGCCGAAGCTGGCTGCAAAGATCTGGAAGACCGATGCGATCTACATCACCGAGAACGGCACCTCCAGCGACGACGTCGTGACGCCCGACGGCAAGATCTACGACACCGATCGCATCATGTATCTGCGCAACTATCTCGCCCAGCTCCAGCGCGCCACCGCCGAAGGCGTGCCGGTGCGCGGCTATTTCCTCTGGAGCCTGATGGACAATTTTGAATGGGTGTTCGGGCTCAGCAAGCGGTTCGGGCTCTATCACGTCAATTTCGACACCCAGGTCCGCACCCCGAAACTCAGCGCCAGCTTCTATCGCAACGTCATCGCGAAGAACGCGGCGGGGGCGTAGCTGTCTTTCCCATCCTGGATTTTCCGCCGCGCGTAAAAATCCGGCCTTTTCCCGCACGCGGGGCGAGGTGACGCAAGATTGCGCGACTGCTTCAGTTTAGCCTGACTGGCCAATCACTTCGCCGGTATCACCGCGCCGCACCCGGACGTGGCGCTTCTACTTTGCATGGGGTTGTTTTTCGCCTTTTTGCAGAGAGGGTGCCCGGCGCAGCAGATTGACTCAGCCTTTCCCCTGATTCACAACGCCTCCCAACACCGATAACAAGAGGACAACGCCAATGACCGATGCACTCATCATCGATGCCTGCCGCACGCCGCGGGGTGTCGGCAAGGCCGGCAAGGGAGCACTCTCGGGTATTCATCCGCAGCAGCTCGGCGCGACCGTGCTGCGTGCGCTCGCCGATCGCACCGGCATCGACACCGCCGACGTCGACGACATCGTCTGGGGCTGCAGCGCGCAGGTCGCGACGCAAAGCGGCGACCTCGGCCGCATGTCGGCGCTCGATGCCGGCTACGACGTGCGCGCGAGCGCCGTGACGCTCGATCGCTTCTGCGGCTCCGGCATCACCAGCGTCAACATGGCTGCAAGCTCGATCATGGCGGGCGCCGAAGACCTCGTCATCGCCGGCGGCTGCGAGATGATGTCGATGGAGGGGCGGCGCGGCGGCGGTCCGATGATGATGGACGGCGGCAATCTGCGTCTGCGCGCGCGGCATCCGCAGTCGCATCAGGGCGTCTGCGCCGATGCGATCGCGACGCTGGAGGGCATCACGCGACGAGACGTCGACGCGCTCGGTCTCGAAAGCCAGAAGCGCGCAGGCCTCGCGATTGCCGGCGGCCATTTCAAGAAGAGTCTCGTTCCCGTGTATCGCGAGGACGGCAGCCTCGCGCTCGACCATGAAGAATATCCGCGGCCGCAGACCACGATGGAGGGCCTCAGCGCGCTCAAGCCTGCATTCCCCGCGATCGCCGATCACGCGCTCGACGACAAGGGCACGACCTATCGCGGCCTGATCCTGCAGAAATATCCTGACCTCGACATCGACTTCATGCACCATGCCGGCAATTCGTCCGGCGTCGTCGACGGTGCCGCCGCGATCCTGCTCGCTTCGCCGGCTTACGCCAGGGCGCATGGCCTCAAAGCCCGCGCCCGCGTGGTGGCGATGGCGAACATGGGGGACTCGCCGACCTTGATGCTGAACGCGCCGGTGCCGGCGACGCGCAAGGTGCTGGCAAAGGCGGGCCTCACCGTCGACGACATCGACTTGTTCGAGATCAACGAGGCGTTTGCCGTGGTTGCGGAAAAATATATCCGAGATCTCAAGCTCGATCGCGCCAAGGTCAACGTCAACGGCGGCTCGATCGCGCTCGGCCATCCCATCGGCGCGACCGGCTCGATCCTGATCGGCACCGTGCTCGACGAGCTCGAGCGCCGTGACCTCAAGCGCGGTCTCGTCACCATGTGCGCCGCGGGAGGCATGGCGCCAGCCATCATCATCGAGCGTATCTAGCCTTATTTTTCAGGGTGAATCGCGACCGGCCTCCGCAAAGAGGCCGGTCGTCGCTTGTCGAAAGCAGCGAATCAGCTTTAGCAAGGCTGCGTGCGGGCCTTTGAAACAAGGCAAAATCCGCTGCCCGAGGCTTCTCCCGCTCAGGAAGCAGCTAAAAAGCAGGGTTTTTTGCCACAGGGGGCCAAAAAAGCCCGTAAAACCGCGACAAAACTGTGCAGAAGGCTATAGGCCTTCGCCGGTTGGTCTAATATGCAACCGGCAACGAATCAGAGGAGACACGATGCCAGCCCAACTTTCCAAATCGCAGTTGATCGAAAAGATTGCGACCGCCACCGAGCTTTCCAAGCGCGACGTCAAGAACGTCATGGAGACGCTGACCGAGGTCGGTCACAAGGAGCTCAAGAAGAACGGCCTGTTCCTGGTGCCGGGCTTCGCCAAGTTCGTCGTCGTCAAGAAGCCTGCGACCAAGGCACGCAAGGGCACCAACCCGTTCACGGGTGAAGAGATGATGTTCAAGGCCAAGCCGGCCCGGAAGATCGTCCGCGCCCGCCCGGTCAAGGCCGCCAAGGACGCTGTGGCCTGATAACGCAAAGGCCCCCTCGCAGGAGGGGGCCTTTTATACATTCGACAACCGCAAGGGCTGAAGCGGAGGGGTTCAGCCCTTGCGGCGCTTGGCCCGGACCGGGACCGGCTGCAGCCGGGGCTCGGGTCCCGCGAGCGCACCGCGAGCCCCGTCGATGGCACGATCGAGCAGCTGGCGCAGCCGCTGCGCCTTGCGCGATCTCTTCGCTCTTTCCAGCAGTTTCTTCATCGCATTCACTCCGCCGCTTCGACCTTCGCATCGACTTGGGCCTCGACCGGCTCGAGCGCTGCGGCGATGGCTTCGTCGACGCGCTCCAGCCAGATGAATTCGAGGTTATCCCGCGCGCTCTGCGGGATGTCGTCGTAGTCCCGCTTGTTGCGCGCCGGCAGCATCACCCGCTTCAATCCGGCCGCGGCCGCAGCCACCACCTTCTCCTTGATGCCGCCGACCGGCAGCACCAGGCCGCGCAGCGAGATCTCGCCGGTCATCGCGGTGTCGCTGCGCACCGTGCGATTGGTGAGCAGTGACGTCAGCGCCGTAAACATCGCAACGCCCGCGCTCGGTCCGTCCTTCGGGGTCGCACCCGCCGGGACGTGAACGTGGATGTCGCTCTTCTCGAACACCTGGGGATCGATGCCGAGCTGCGGCGCCTTGCTCTTCACCAGCGTCAGTGCGGCCTGCACGCTCTCGCGCATAACCTCGCCGAGCTGGCCGGTCAGGATCATGCCGCCGCGGCCGGGCACGCGCGAGGCCTCGATGAACAGGATGTCGCCGCCGACCGGCGTCCAGGCAAGGCCGGTGGCCACGCCTGGAATGCTGGTGCGCTGCGCGATCTCGCCTTCGAAGCGCGGCTGGCCGAGCACGGTGGCGATGTCCTTCGGCGTCACCACGACCTTCGCAGCCGAGCCTTCGGCGACCTGCACCGCGGCATGCCGGAACACCTTGCCGATCTCACGCTCGAGATTACGCACGCCGGCCTCGCGGGTGTAACCCTTGACGACCAGCTTCAGCGCCTCCGGCGTGATCTCGGCCTGCTCGGCCGTCAGGCCGTTGGCCTCCAGCTGCCGCCGCACCAGGTAGCGCTTCGCGATCTCCAGCTTCTCGTCCTCGGTGTAACCGGCGAGGCTGATCAGCTCCATGCGGTCCAGCAGCGGACCCGGAATCTGGTCCAGCATGTTGGCCGTGGCGATGAACACGACCCGCGACAGGTCGAAGGGCACGGCCAGGTAATTGTCCCGGAACGTCCCGTTCTGCTCGGGGTCGAGCACCTCCAGCATGGCGGCGGAGGGGTCGCCCTGCACGCCGCGGCCCATCTTGTCGATCTCGTCCAGCATCATGACGCAGTTGCGTGCACCCGCCTTCTTGATGCCCTGGATGATGTTGCCGGGCAGCGCGCCAATATAGGTGCGCCGGTGACCGCGGATCTCGGCCTCGTCGTGCACGCCGCCGAGGCTGACGCGCACGAAGGGGCGATCCATCGCGCGGGCGATGGATTGGCCGAGCGAGGTCTTGCCGACGCCGGGCGGCCCGACGAAGCACAGGATTGGCGCCTTGCCCTGCGGGGCGAGCTTGCGCACCGCCAGATATTCGATGATCCGGGTCTTGATCTTCTCCAGGCCGAAATGATCAGCATCCAGGATGCGGCGCGCCTCCTTGATGTCGATCGGCTTCTCCGCGGGCAGCGCCCAGGGCAGGTCGATCAGCCAGTCGAGGTAGGTGCGGACCATGCCGGCTTCGCCGGCGGCCTCCGGCATGCGCTCGTAGCGGCGCAGCTCCTTCCTGGCATGCGCGTCCGCCTCAGGCGGCATGTTGGCCTTGGTGATGGCAGCCGTCAGCTCGGCGACCTCGGCCGCCTTGCCGTCGCCTTCGCCCAGCTGGCGCTGGATGGTTGCCATCTGCTCGCGCAGGATCGCCTCGCGCTGCCGCTCGTCGAAGCTGGCGCGGGTCTTCTGGCCGATCTCGTTGCTGATGCGCAGCACCTCCAGCCGTTCGGCCAGATGCTTCGACACCTTCTCGACGCGCAGGGTGAGGTCGATGGTTTCCAGCACCTCCTGCTTGTCCTGCGGCTTGATGTCCATGAATGACGTCGCCAGATCCGCCAGCGCGCCGGGCGCGGTGGTGCTCTGGAACATCGCGACCAGCTCGGGCGGCGCCTGCGGCAGCAGCTCGATCGCCTCGATCGCCAGACGTTGCAGGTTCAGCGCGCGCGCCTCGATCTCGGGCGAGCTCGTGGTCGGCTCCGGAATCTGCTGGAAGCGTGCCGCCAGGAACGGCGTCCCCGGCAGGAAGTCGAGGATGCGCGCGCGCTGCACGCCCTGGCAGACGATGTGATGGGTGCCGTCGGGCGCGGTGATATAGCGCACGATGTTGGCGATGGTCGCGACCCGGTAGAGATCGTCCGCCCCGGGCTCCTCGGTTTCCGGGCTGCGCTGCAGCACGATGCCGATCGGCCGCTGCTCGCGCAGCGCCTGCTGCGCGGCGGCGACCGACTTCGGCCGCGCGATCGCGATCGGCGCGATGGCGCCAGGGAACAGCACCATCTCGCGCACCGGGATGATAATCAGTGCGTCTTCGGGGATCTTCACGTCGGACTCGGTGGAATTGCTCTGTGAATTGTTCATCTGTTCGGTGGCCATGATCGACCTCAGGATTTGGCGAGGCGCAGTGCGACGCAGCCGTCCATCACGAAGCGGCTGATGGCGTAGCGGCCGAGGGGCAATGCAATGCGACGCTCGAAACGCCCCTGCGGCAGCTCGAGCCGGTGGATGCGGGCGTTGCGAAGCTCCGGCGGAAGCGTGCGCTGGCCGGAGACAACGAGCACGCCGTCATGGATGACCGTCTCGACATTGTCCGGATTGACGCCGGGAAGCGCCACCAGGATCAAGAGTTCATGCTCGGTCTCGAGCACGTCGATCGGCGGCTCCCAGCAGGCGTCCTGGCGGCCGAACTGCTGGCGCAGCCGTTCGGCGCGGGTCAGCTGGTCCAGGGCTTCGGACAGCATCCAGTTGAGAGGATTTTTGGGTTGCATGGCAAGACTCGGGGGAAGGCGCTGCGGTTGGAAAACAAGGATATGGGGACGGTTCCCCGGAATTCCAGCATCGCGCGTTCGGAGCATGCCTGCCTCTCGAACCGGAAGAGGCCCTTGCAATCAGACGCATCGACGCCGCGGAGATGTTCCGCGGCGTCGAAGGCAACAGTTGGGCGCAGCGGCCGTATCAGGCGGCGGCGCGGAATTCCTCTTCCGCTTCGAGGTTGATGACGGAGGTGGCAAGCTCGGTCAGCGACAGGTCGGTCGCCTCCTCCTCGTCCAGCGTCGCCTGGAGCAGCTTGGCCGCGTCCGGCATGCCGAGCTCCTCGGCCCAGGTGCGCAGCGTGCCATAGCGGGAGATCTCGTAGTGTTCGACGGCTTGCGCGGCCGCGAGCAGGCCGGCGTCGAGGGCAGGGGCGTTCTTGAAATCCTTCATGATCTCGGCGCCCTCGTCGGTGATGCCGTTGATGGCTTCGCAAGGCTTGCCGCGCGCGGGCTTGCCCAGCATCTTGAAGATCTGGTCGAGACGTTTGACTTGGCCCTGCGTCTCGCGCAGATGCTTGTTGAAGGCCGCCGCAAGGTCCTTCGAATGGGCGGCCTTGGCCATCTTGGGCAGCGTCTTGATGATCTTGTTTTCGGCGTAATAGATGTCCTTCAGCGTCTCCAGGAACAGGTCGCTCAGCATCTTGGGCGCCTGACGCGGACGTCGCGCCGCGGTCTTTTTCGCGTTCGCACGTTTCTTTGCTTGCTTAGCCATAAATCCTCCTCTTGAGGAGAACGGGAATGCGTTCCCATCCTCAATCCACGCGCGATCAAGACTCTGCGAGGGCAATTGTTCCTCGCGAAGGTCTCCGCGAGCCATTATGGATGGCGCCACATTTCGCCTGAGACCCATCCGCATGCTCGACTTCGCCCTGTCCGCTTTCGTGACGCTCCTGCTGGTAATTGATCCCGTCGGCCTCGCGCCGGCCTTCCTGGCCGCGACCGGGGGCATGCCGGACGCGGTCAAGCGCACCGTCGCATGGCGTGCGCCGCTGATCGCGGCGTCGATCCTGGTGGTGATCGCGCTGGCCGGAAACTGGCTGCTCCGCCAGCTCGGGATCGGCATCCCCGCCTTCCAGATCGCCGGCGGGCTACTGCTGTTCGGCGTGTCCTACCAGATGATCTTCGGCGACCGTCCGCATCGGGAGGCGCGCGAGGCCGACAAGGCCACCGCGGAGCATGCCTCCGACGTCGCGGTATTCCCGCTGGCCATCCCCATGATGGCCGGCCCCGGCGCGATCGCGACTACGCTGCTGCTGACGGGCGATGCCGTCTATGGGTCGAGGCTCGCGATCATCATCGCGGTCGTCGTCTCCGTCTGCCTGCTCTGCATGCTCTGCTTCGTCTCGGCTCATCTGATCGCGCGCAGCCTCGGGCGGACCGGCAATGCCGTGCTCTCGCGTGTGCTCGGCATGCTGCTCGCGGCCTATTCGGTGCAGTTCGTGATCAACGGTATCGCGGCCGTTCGGGCCAGCCTGTCCTAGATTTGTGATGGCCCGGTAATCGGTTGATTTGACGGTCTATTTCGAGGCTTGATGGGGCCGCCGGCAAGACGGCCGCCGATCCGGGCCGCTTTCGCTTGCGCTGCCATATTGCTTTGACGTACTCCCCGTCTGGCAATCGCCCATCGCCAGTAAGTCGAGGTGAAACCGGGATGTCGATGACAGCGGACGAGCTCGCAAAGAGACAGGCCATCATCGACGCTTGCCGCCGCATGAATGCGCTTGGCATCAACCAGGGCACCTCTGGCAATATCAGCGTCCGACATGCGGACGGGCTCCTGGTCACGCCCACGAGCGTGCCCTATGAGGCCATGACGCCCGACCAGATCGTGTTCATGGCGATGGACGGCGAGCATGCGCCCGGTCAGAAGCCGTCGAGCGAATGGCGCTTCCATCGCGACATCCTGCAGTCGCGCGCCGACGTCGACGCCGTCGTCCATGCCCATCCGACCTATTGCACCATCCTGGCGATCATGGGCATGGACATCCCGCCCGTGCACTACATGATCGCCGCTGCCGGCGGCGACAGCATCCGCTGCGCGCCCTACGCGACCTTCGGCACGGCGGAACTGTCCGGGCACGCGGTGCGGGCGTTGGAGGGGCGGCTCGCCTGCCTGCTCGACCACCACGGCATGATCGCGATCGGCAGGACGCTCGACAAGGCGATGTGGCTCGCCGTCGAGGTCGAGACGCTGGCGCGGCAATATCATGGCTGTCTCCAGATCGGGACGCCGCCGCTGCTTCCCAGTGACGAGATCGAACGGGTCCGCCAGCGCATGGCCGGCTACGGACTGTCGGAAGGGTAGGACGGGCAGACGGTGTTGGTGCGCCTCAGGCATTTCGTTGACGGCAAGGGATCGAACCGCGTCATGGTTCGGCTGCGCGCGCTTCTGCGCAGCAACGAGTTCTACCTGATCCCGCTGGCGCTCGTGATTGGCACGCTGGCCGGCGCCATCGTGACGCTGATGGCCGAGATCGCGCAGATCGCCCACATGGTGATCTACGGCATTCCCATCGACGTGCGCCTGTCGGCCAACGCCCATGTGAGTCCCTGGGCGGCGATGATTGCGCCCGCGCTCGGCGGTCTCTCGCTCGGAATCATGGAATGGTGGCGGCGGCGGCTGAAGATATCGAACGCGGTCGACCCGATCGAAGCCAACGCGTTGCGCGGTGGCAATCTGTCGATGCGCGACAGCGTGGTGGTGTCGAGCCAGACGCTGATCTCCAACGGTTGCGGTGCCTCGGTCGGCCTCGAGGCCGGCTATACCCAGATCGGCTCGGGCATCGCCTCGCTGTTCGGCAAGTTCTTCAATCTGCGCCGCAACGATTTGCGCCTGATCGTCGGCTGTGGCGCAGCCGCCGCGATCGCCGCAGCCTTCGGTGCGCCGATCACCGGCGCCTTCTACGCCTGCGAGTTGATCGTCGGCGTCTATTCGGTCGGCAGCGCGGCGCCGATCCTGGCCGCCTCGCTCGCCGGCGCCTTGACCGCGCAATGGCTCGGCGGCGCGCCATATTCTCTGGAGATACCCAAGGTCAGCGCCGTCGGCGTCGAGCAATATCTGGCGCTGATCGGGCTCGCGCTCGTCACCAGCGGCGTCGGCATCGCCGTGATGCGGTCGTCCTCGATGTTCGAACGCCTGTTCGCCTGGCTGCCGGTCTGGCTGCGCCCAGCGGTCGGGGGCCTCGTCGTCGGCGGCTTTGCGATTTTGACGCCGCAGGTGCTGGCGGCCGGGCATGGCGCCATGGTGCTCGATCTGTTTAACGACATGACGATCGGCCTGATTGCGCTGATCATCGCCCTGAAGGTGACGGCCTGCCTGATCTCTCTGGCCTCGGGTTTCCGCGGCGGTCTGTTCTTCGCCTCGTTGTTCGTCGGCAGCCTGATCGGAAAGTTCTTTGCCGCGGTGCTGTTGCTGATCAGCCCCGAATTCGTGATCGATCCGCTGGTCGCGATGCTGACCGGCATGGCGACGCTCGGCGTAGCCATTGTCGGCGGCCCCCTGACCATGTCGTTCCTCGTGCTTGAGATGACCCGCAATGTCGACGTCACCGCCGTGGTGCTGGCCGGCTGCATCGTCACCTCGATCTGCGTCCGCTTCATGTTCGGCCATTCCTTCTCGACCTGGCGCCTGCATCTGCGCGGCGAGACCATCCGCAGCGCCAACGACGTCGGCTGGCTGCGTAACCTCACCGTCGAGCGATTGATGCGCTCCGACGTCGGCAAGGTGCCGTCGACCACGACGATCGCCGCGGTCCGCCGCGAATTCGCGCTGGGCTCGCGGCCCGGAATCGTGATCGTCAACAATGCCGACGAATATGTCGGTCTAGTCCTGCTGCCCGACTTGTTCTCCGGCGATCTCGACAGCATCGCCGACGACATCCAAGTGATCGAGCTGGCCCGCCTGACCGAGATCGTGCTGATCCCGGAGATGAACGTGAAGTCGGCGATGGCGGTGTTCGACGAGGCGGAAGCCGAGATGCTGGCGGTGGTCGATTCCACCGACAGCCGCAAGGTCGTCGGCTTCCTCACCGAGACCTTCGCGCGCCGCCGCTATGTCGAGGAGATCGACAAGGCGACGCGCGGCGTGCTGGGGGCGCTGTCCTGAAGCGCGAACGGCGCCGCCGTCCCCGCGCGCTATCGTCTTGGCTGAGACGGGGACGCGACGACGCAGGCGACGATCCGACGGACCAGTGGCAGCACCATCAGCAGGGTTGGAAAGGCGACAAGCCATGACAGCGCCCAGGCGCCCGGCCAGGTCGCCAGGAATGCCGGCGTTGCGCCGAGGCTCCGAAGCGTGGAAATGACCGACACCACGGCCGTCATGAGGATGGACAGCACAAATGGCATCACGATCGGCGCGTAGCGCGCCGGCAGTTTGCGAACCGCAATCATCTGATTTCTCTTGAGAAAAAGTACGCGTCAGTCACGGTGAACCTTGAAAGTGCATCGATCCCGACGACGTCGGTTGATGCGTTGGTTCACGTAAACGCTTACGGCACCGAAAAACGGCGCGGCTGTTCATTATCCGCTCAGGTTGGATGGCGCAAGCTCGATCTGAAAGTTCGGTTTACAATCGTTCAAACGTGGCGGATCGCCGCGGTCGTGAACATTTCAGCGGTTCGCGCGTTATCCGGCGTTTACATTTATCTTTTTGCGCGAGAACAGAGGACGGTAGGATGAGCAATAGACCGGTAAATTCGAAGGTTGGCCGCAACGCCGCGCTGGCCGCGTTCGCAAGCCTCGCCCTTGTTGTCGCCTCGCTGTCACCTTCGAATGCGGCATCGCGTTCGCCTGCGACTCCGGTTGC harbors:
- a CDS encoding GH1 family beta-glucosidase — encoded protein: MSAKVSRRQLAKIAGLSAAGIASPLEGAGAKPAAALRGGSGGFPAGFLWGTATSSYQVEGAVNEDGRGASIWDKFVRIPGKIEDSSTGDRANEHYHRYKEDIALIKDLGCKAYRFSVAWPRVFPDGDGKPNPKGIDFYNRLVDELLKNGIEPWMTLYHWDLPQSLQDRFGGWRSTETCKIFGDYAGYVAKHLTDRVKNVFTLNESGRFVQFGYGLGIDAPGVTLPQAEVNQIRHNSALAHGLAVQAVRAHGRRGTRVGPAENIDVCVPAIDTPEHVRAAEIALREMNAGYLNVIMTGKYTDAFLKYAGADAPKYTDAELKIIGSPVDFLGLNIYAPQNYVVPSDQGAGFMPLPIPKSFPHMSSDWLRIAPETIYWVPKLAAKIWKTDAIYITENGTSSDDVVTPDGKIYDTDRIMYLRNYLAQLQRATAEGVPVRGYFLWSLMDNFEWVFGLSKRFGLYHVNFDTQVRTPKLSASFYRNVIAKNAAGA
- a CDS encoding acetyl-CoA C-acetyltransferase gives rise to the protein MTDALIIDACRTPRGVGKAGKGALSGIHPQQLGATVLRALADRTGIDTADVDDIVWGCSAQVATQSGDLGRMSALDAGYDVRASAVTLDRFCGSGITSVNMAASSIMAGAEDLVIAGGCEMMSMEGRRGGGPMMMDGGNLRLRARHPQSHQGVCADAIATLEGITRRDVDALGLESQKRAGLAIAGGHFKKSLVPVYREDGSLALDHEEYPRPQTTMEGLSALKPAFPAIADHALDDKGTTYRGLILQKYPDLDIDFMHHAGNSSGVVDGAAAILLASPAYARAHGLKARARVVAMANMGDSPTLMLNAPVPATRKVLAKAGLTVDDIDLFEINEAFAVVAEKYIRDLKLDRAKVNVNGGSIALGHPIGATGSILIGTVLDELERRDLKRGLVTMCAAGGMAPAIIIERI
- a CDS encoding HU family DNA-binding protein, giving the protein MPAQLSKSQLIEKIATATELSKRDVKNVMETLTEVGHKELKKNGLFLVPGFAKFVVVKKPATKARKGTNPFTGEEMMFKAKPARKIVRARPVKAAKDAVA
- the lon gene encoding endopeptidase La — its product is MATEQMNNSQSNSTESDVKIPEDALIIIPVREMVLFPGAIAPIAIARPKSVAAAQQALREQRPIGIVLQRSPETEEPGADDLYRVATIANIVRYITAPDGTHHIVCQGVQRARILDFLPGTPFLAARFQQIPEPTTSSPEIEARALNLQRLAIEAIELLPQAPPELVAMFQSTTAPGALADLATSFMDIKPQDKQEVLETIDLTLRVEKVSKHLAERLEVLRISNEIGQKTRASFDERQREAILREQMATIQRQLGEGDGKAAEVAELTAAITKANMPPEADAHARKELRRYERMPEAAGEAGMVRTYLDWLIDLPWALPAEKPIDIKEARRILDADHFGLEKIKTRIIEYLAVRKLAPQGKAPILCFVGPPGVGKTSLGQSIARAMDRPFVRVSLGGVHDEAEIRGHRRTYIGALPGNIIQGIKKAGARNCVMMLDEIDKMGRGVQGDPSAAMLEVLDPEQNGTFRDNYLAVPFDLSRVVFIATANMLDQIPGPLLDRMELISLAGYTEDEKLEIAKRYLVRRQLEANGLTAEQAEITPEALKLVVKGYTREAGVRNLEREIGKVFRHAAVQVAEGSAAKVVVTPKDIATVLGQPRFEGEIAQRTSIPGVATGLAWTPVGGDILFIEASRVPGRGGMILTGQLGEVMRESVQAALTLVKSKAPQLGIDPQVFEKSDIHVHVPAGATPKDGPSAGVAMFTALTSLLTNRTVRSDTAMTGEISLRGLVLPVGGIKEKVVAAAAAGLKRVMLPARNKRDYDDIPQSARDNLEFIWLERVDEAIAAALEPVEAQVDAKVEAAE
- a CDS encoding Hsp20/alpha crystallin family protein encodes the protein MQPKNPLNWMLSEALDQLTRAERLRQQFGRQDACWEPPIDVLETEHELLILVALPGVNPDNVETVIHDGVLVVSGQRTLPPELRNARIHRLELPQGRFERRIALPLGRYAISRFVMDGCVALRLAKS
- a CDS encoding ferritin-like domain-containing protein, with translation MAKQAKKRANAKKTAARRPRQAPKMLSDLFLETLKDIYYAENKIIKTLPKMAKAAHSKDLAAAFNKHLRETQGQVKRLDQIFKMLGKPARGKPCEAINGITDEGAEIMKDFKNAPALDAGLLAAAQAVEHYEISRYGTLRTWAEELGMPDAAKLLQATLDEEEATDLSLTELATSVINLEAEEEFRAAA
- a CDS encoding MarC family protein, which gives rise to MLDFALSAFVTLLLVIDPVGLAPAFLAATGGMPDAVKRTVAWRAPLIAASILVVIALAGNWLLRQLGIGIPAFQIAGGLLLFGVSYQMIFGDRPHREAREADKATAEHASDVAVFPLAIPMMAGPGAIATTLLLTGDAVYGSRLAIIIAVVVSVCLLCMLCFVSAHLIARSLGRTGNAVLSRVLGMLLAAYSVQFVINGIAAVRASLS
- a CDS encoding class II aldolase/adducin family protein, whose protein sequence is MSMTADELAKRQAIIDACRRMNALGINQGTSGNISVRHADGLLVTPTSVPYEAMTPDQIVFMAMDGEHAPGQKPSSEWRFHRDILQSRADVDAVVHAHPTYCTILAIMGMDIPPVHYMIAAAGGDSIRCAPYATFGTAELSGHAVRALEGRLACLLDHHGMIAIGRTLDKAMWLAVEVETLARQYHGCLQIGTPPLLPSDEIERVRQRMAGYGLSEG
- a CDS encoding chloride channel protein, with the protein product MLVRLRHFVDGKGSNRVMVRLRALLRSNEFYLIPLALVIGTLAGAIVTLMAEIAQIAHMVIYGIPIDVRLSANAHVSPWAAMIAPALGGLSLGIMEWWRRRLKISNAVDPIEANALRGGNLSMRDSVVVSSQTLISNGCGASVGLEAGYTQIGSGIASLFGKFFNLRRNDLRLIVGCGAAAAIAAAFGAPITGAFYACELIVGVYSVGSAAPILAASLAGALTAQWLGGAPYSLEIPKVSAVGVEQYLALIGLALVTSGVGIAVMRSSSMFERLFAWLPVWLRPAVGGLVVGGFAILTPQVLAAGHGAMVLDLFNDMTIGLIALIIALKVTACLISLASGFRGGLFFASLFVGSLIGKFFAAVLLLISPEFVIDPLVAMLTGMATLGVAIVGGPLTMSFLVLEMTRNVDVTAVVLAGCIVTSICVRFMFGHSFSTWRLHLRGETIRSANDVGWLRNLTVERLMRSDVGKVPSTTTIAAVRREFALGSRPGIVIVNNADEYVGLVLLPDLFSGDLDSIADDIQVIELARLTEIVLIPEMNVKSAMAVFDEAEAEMLAVVDSTDSRKVVGFLTETFARRRYVEEIDKATRGVLGALS
- a CDS encoding DUF2798 domain-containing protein translates to MIAVRKLPARYAPIVMPFVLSILMTAVVSVISTLRSLGATPAFLATWPGAWALSWLVAFPTLLMVLPLVRRIVACVVASPSQPRR